The following are encoded in a window of Rissa tridactyla isolate bRisTri1 chromosome 15, bRisTri1.patW.cur.20221130, whole genome shotgun sequence genomic DNA:
- the CYGB gene encoding cytoglobin isoform X1 — MESVQGEMEIERWERSEEISDAERKVIQETWSRVYANCEDVGVSILIRFFVNFPSAKQYFSQFKNMEDPLEMERSLQLRKHARRVMGAINTVVENLNDSEKVSSVLALVGKAHAVKHKVEPIYFKKLTGVMLEVIAEEYADDFTPEAHGAWTKMKTLICTHVTAVYKEVGWPQYPTATL, encoded by the exons ATGGAGAGTGTCCAGGGAGAAATGGAGATTGAGAGATGGGAAAGAAGTGAAGAGATTTCAGACGCAGAAAGAAAGGTTATTCAAGAGACATGGAGCAGAGTATATGCAAACTGCGAGGACGTTGGAGTCTCCATACTcatcag GTTTTTTGTCAACTTCCCATCGGCCAAGCAGTACTTCAGCCAGTTCAAGAACATGGAGGACCCgctggagatggagaggagcTTGCAACTCCGTAAGCACGCTCGGCGGGTCATGGGTGCCATTAACACTGTGGTGGAGAACCTCAACGACTCCGAAAAGGTCTCCTCTGTTCTGGCCCTGGTGGGCAAGGCCCATGCCGTCAAGCACAAAGTGGAGCCCATCTACTTTAAG AAACTCACTGGTGTCATGCTGGAGGTCATTGCTGAAGAATACGCCGACGACTTCACCCCGGAGGCGCACGGTGCCTGGACCAAGATGAAGACCCTCATCTGCACCCACGTGACGGCGGTGTACAAGGAGGTGGGCTGGCCGCAGTACCCCACTGCCACCCTGTGA
- the CYGB gene encoding cytoglobin isoform X2 — MESVQGEMEIERWERSEEISDAERKVIQETWSRVYANCEDVGVSILIRFFVNFPSAKQYFSQFKNMEDPLEMERSLQLRKHARRVMGAINTVVENLNDSEKVSSVLALVGKAHAVKHKVEPIYFKKLTGVMLEVIAEEYADDFTPEAHGAWTKMKTLICTHVTAVYKEDTPPGRRGSAEGTEVLPDT; from the exons ATGGAGAGTGTCCAGGGAGAAATGGAGATTGAGAGATGGGAAAGAAGTGAAGAGATTTCAGACGCAGAAAGAAAGGTTATTCAAGAGACATGGAGCAGAGTATATGCAAACTGCGAGGACGTTGGAGTCTCCATACTcatcag GTTTTTTGTCAACTTCCCATCGGCCAAGCAGTACTTCAGCCAGTTCAAGAACATGGAGGACCCgctggagatggagaggagcTTGCAACTCCGTAAGCACGCTCGGCGGGTCATGGGTGCCATTAACACTGTGGTGGAGAACCTCAACGACTCCGAAAAGGTCTCCTCTGTTCTGGCCCTGGTGGGCAAGGCCCATGCCGTCAAGCACAAAGTGGAGCCCATCTACTTTAAG AAACTCACTGGTGTCATGCTGGAGGTCATTGCTGAAGAATACGCCGACGACTTCACCCCGGAGGCGCACGGTGCCTGGACCAAGATGAAGACCCTCATCTGCACCCACGTGACGGCGGTGTACAAGGAG GACACCCCCCCGGGCAGACGCGGCAGCGCTGAAGGCACTGAGGTGCTCCCGGACACCTGA